The genomic segment AAAAAGAATATCCCGGTTTTATTTTTCCACACCGGAGGCCACCCCGACTATCATATGCCGACGGATGACGCGGAAAAGATTGATTATGAAGCATTAAAGGCCATTCTCGATCTGGAAAAGGATGTGATTAACAATATCATGAAACAATCCGCCAAAATGGATTTTATCTGGACCAACTAAAGCAACTTGTATGAAAAAGATTCTCGTTACCGGTTCCAATGGATTCTTGGGCCAGAAGGTGGTAGATCTACTGTCCAAAGCCCCTCAATATGAAGTGGTCGCTATTTCAAAAAGTGCCAATAGGAACCCCAACCAGGATGGCTATGATTTCAGCCAGGTTGATTTATTAGATAAAGACAGCGTGGATCACTTTTTATCGGCCCATGTTTTTGATGCTATCATCCATACGGCTGCTATGACCAGTGTAGAAGCTTGCGAAGCTGACAAAACAGCCTGTCAGCGGCTTAATGTGGATCTGGTTGAGACCTTGGCCAGCTATTGCGCAAAAAATAATACGCAGCTGATCCATCTTTCGACGGACTTTGTATTTGATGGTAGGAAGGGTAGCCTTTACATAGAAGATGATATTCCCAATCCGCAAAGTGAATACGGAAAAAGTAAATATGCTTCTGAGCAAATCTTATTAATGACACATTGCCGTTTTGCCATCCTGCGCACCATTTTGGTATACGGTATCAATGCCGATCCCAATCGTTCCAATTTATTGTTGTGGGCCAAAGGTAAATTATCTCAGGGGGAGGCTATAAAAGTAGTAAACGATCAATGGAGAATGCCTACTTTTGTAGATGATCTGGCCTACGCCTGTCAGCTGGCCATCGAAAGAAAGGCACAGGGAATTTTTCATATTTCAGGTTCCGAGCTGATGTCCATAAGCGAGGCCGTGTATCGGATCGCAGATTATTGGAAGCTGGATACGACATTGATCTCAGAAATCAGTGCGGCGAGTATCGGGCAAGCCGATAACAGACCTCGTCAGACGGGATTTGATGGCAATAAATCCAAAGAAGAATTGGGCTATGTTCCAACTCCTTTTCGTAAATCTTTAGAGATAATTGACAAACAGTACAACGAATATAGAAGATAATGGCAAAAACGATATTAGAGAAATTTGCGCGAGAGTCCTACACCGAGATGAACGAATTAGTCCTGCCAAATGATACCAATACGTTCGGCAATCTAATGGGAGGCCGTCTGCTCTACTGGATGGATATCTGCTCAGCCATTGCCGCGCAAAAGCATTGTAGCAATGTAGTGGTAACGGTTTCTGTGGACAATGTTTCTTTCAAGCGATCCATCAAACTGGGAGAGGTCGTGACCATCCAAGCTCAGGTAACACGCGCCTTTAACAGTTCATTGGAGGTCAGGATGGAAATCTTCGCTTCTAATTTACCCGAGGGCACACGGGTAAAAACCAATGAGGCCTACTATACCTTTGTTGCGGTTGACGCCGATAATAATCCCAAAGCAGTGCCTGCCCTGGTTCCGGAGACGGAGTCAGAACTCAAAGCTTACGAAGACGCTCTTCAACGCAGGGAGCTGCGTTTAATTCTCGCCGGTAAACTTAAACCCGAGAATGCCAAAAAGTTAAAAGCGTTGGTCAGTTTATTCAGCCAAAAGAACTAGCTTTTTAGTAATATAACAATAAAAAGTAAGGGACAAATCAAGGTTTGTCCCTTACTTTTTATACGGCCAGCTCGTTGTGTAAAAGCTTTGCCTTATCGTTGTCGTATCTATTGGTTGCCCAAAGCCAGGATCCTATCGAACTCTTCGGGCTTCAGCGTCATGACTGACAGCCGTCCCTGTCTGACCAAGGCAATATCCTGCAATTGCTCGTCCGCTTTGATCGCTTCCAGTGTCACGGGATTTTTTAGCGTTTCGACCGGAGCAAGATCAACAACAACCCAACGCTCATCGTCAGTGGTCGGATCCTGATAGAATTCCTTCACGACTTTAGCAACCCCAACCACCGCTTTTCCTTCGTTGCTGTGATAGAAAAGAACGAGATCCCCTTCTTTCATGGCCTTCAGGTTATTTCGGGCCTGATAGTTCCGCACCCCATCCCAAAAGGTTTGCCCATCTTTATTGAACTGCTCCCAGCTATATTTAAAGGGCTCTGATTTTACCAAAAAATATTGCATAATTCGGATTTCTTAAGATAGTTATCACTTATTGTTTTGGCATTAATACTTCCATCTTATCCGCAAAATGCGCACAATAATCACGTAAATCGCCAATAACCTTTTCCGCCATGGGATCACCGCCCGAAGCACGGATGAATGAATCTCCCAACGTCTGTAAGGTCTCATAGAAGAATCTCTTCATCTCATCGTAAGGCATATCTTTGGTCCAAAGGTCGATACGCATGGAGTTTTTGTAATGTGCATCCCATAAAGCCAGGAACATCGCTTTTGCGGGCAATTCCTCAGCATTGTCTCCATCCGTGGACGACCACATAATATTCTCTGGAACGTGGTTCTCATCCAGCTCTACTTGTAGTTTTATTTCTGCTTTCTTCATTTTAGTATATGAGTCGTGCACTCTCTCTTTTATTACTTTCTAATTTATTAACTGAATGTTGCCTTGACGATCAGACACGCTATGCTGGCCAAGACCAAAAACGCCAATTGCAATATCCACATTTTTTTATTGTCTTTGATCAGAATCCTGAACAAGATGTCGACCGCCAGCAAAAGCACCAGAAGTACTAAAA from the Sphingobacterium thalpophilum genome contains:
- a CDS encoding EVE domain-containing protein; this translates as MQYFLVKSEPFKYSWEQFNKDGQTFWDGVRNYQARNNLKAMKEGDLVLFYHSNEGKAVVGVAKVVKEFYQDPTTDDERWVVVDLAPVETLKNPVTLEAIKADEQLQDIALVRQGRLSVMTLKPEEFDRILALGNQ
- a CDS encoding acyl-CoA thioesterase, encoding MAKTILEKFARESYTEMNELVLPNDTNTFGNLMGGRLLYWMDICSAIAAQKHCSNVVVTVSVDNVSFKRSIKLGEVVTIQAQVTRAFNSSLEVRMEIFASNLPEGTRVKTNEAYYTFVAVDADNNPKAVPALVPETESELKAYEDALQRRELRLILAGKLKPENAKKLKALVSLFSQKN
- the gldC gene encoding gliding motility protein GldC, whose product is MKKAEIKLQVELDENHVPENIMWSSTDGDNAEELPAKAMFLALWDAHYKNSMRIDLWTKDMPYDEMKRFFYETLQTLGDSFIRASGGDPMAEKVIGDLRDYCAHFADKMEVLMPKQ
- a CDS encoding SDR family oxidoreductase; its protein translation is MKKILVTGSNGFLGQKVVDLLSKAPQYEVVAISKSANRNPNQDGYDFSQVDLLDKDSVDHFLSAHVFDAIIHTAAMTSVEACEADKTACQRLNVDLVETLASYCAKNNTQLIHLSTDFVFDGRKGSLYIEDDIPNPQSEYGKSKYASEQILLMTHCRFAILRTILVYGINADPNRSNLLLWAKGKLSQGEAIKVVNDQWRMPTFVDDLAYACQLAIERKAQGIFHISGSELMSISEAVYRIADYWKLDTTLISEISAASIGQADNRPRQTGFDGNKSKEELGYVPTPFRKSLEIIDKQYNEYRR